In bacterium, the genomic window GCCAGCGACTGGGAGACCGGCCGGAGCGGCAACTGGCACACCCGCCAGGCCTCGCGCTTCTTCGGCCTGCTTGCGCCCGCCGAGATGACCGACCTGACCTTCGCCCCGGATACCGAGGCCAGCCATGCGGATTACCGGGTGCTGGTGCAGCGGCGCGGGCCGGAGATCCCGCGTGAAACGGCAGCGCTGCTGACACACGCCGTGGCGCTGCAGCCCGGATCAAGCGAGCAGAAGGAGGCCATGGACAAGCCGCTGACGCCCCCGCGCTGGCACGCCCCGCGGCGCACGACCGCCGATGACTGGCGGCTGGTGGCGGCGTTCCTGCTCGTGATGGCGCTCGTGGTGTGGCTGCTGGTGCGTTTTGTGCCCGGTCCGACGGCTCTGTTGATGGGAGTGGGGCTGGCCCTGGTATTGGTGGCCGGGGTGGCGCAGAGCGGAGCCATGATGCCGGGTCTGGCCGTCCTGAACGCCGTCCAGGCGGCAGTGGACCTGTTCCAGGCCGACACGGGCTGCCTGCCGGCGACCGTGGCCGATCTGGCCGCCCGCCAGGCCCCGGCCACGGGCCTGGACGCCAGCGACAACCCGGCGCCCGTGCATGGCTGGCGCGGGCCGTACCTGGTCTATGTTCCCCCTGACCCCATCCGGGGCGGCCACCTGGTGATGGACCCGCTCAACGCCTTCGCTCTCGACACCACCGGCCTGCAGACGACGTGCGGGCCCGCCACATACAACGAGGCCCAGGGGGCTGCCGGCAAGCACGGGCATGAACTGGAGCCCTACTGGGCGACGACGCCGGCGCAGGTGGTGGGGTGGATGCGACCCTACAACCGGTGGCTGCAGGCCCACAGCGGACACCATGTGTTCGCCTTTGCGACGGGGGTCAACACCGGCAACCGCAGTGACGTGACGGCGATTGCCGTGGACCGCCATGACCTGAGCTACTTCCCTGTGACCGGAGGGCCGTGCGGCGTTAGCAGCCAGGGGCAGGTGTTGACCTGGCATGAGGCGCGTCGGTGGGAGGATACGGCGGACGGAGCCGGGGACGTAGTATCGTTCTGCGGCGTCACAAGCGCCTCTGACGCCTTCCGCCTGCTGCCGCGCGCGAAGGGCATGGCGAAGGGTCTGGCGCTTGGCCCCCACGGGGCAGCGCTGGTGTCCACCGGGGACGGGCTCGCCCTGTTGCAGCCCGATGGCGGGAAAAGGGACTATCCCTGGGAGGCCGGGGGCATCTGGAGTGCGAGCTTCTCGCGCGACGGTCGGACGGTCTACATCGTCAGCCGCATGGGGACGGCTGGCAGCTCCGGGACCATGTTGGCCCGGCTCAACCTCGCCACCGGGCGGGTGGCGGTGGTGGATACGGGCCTTGCGGAGGCGCCGTGCGCGGCCGGGCTGGACGGGGTCGTCTACGTGAAGGCAGCGGCGCTCTGGCAGGTGGCGGGCGGGGCGCCCCGCCTGCTGGTCCGCCAGCTCCCCGAGTCGCCCGACGCTGTCGCCTTGGCCCGCGACTACGCGTACTGGGCGGTGAGCGGCCGGGGGGATGTCGAGGGGAACACCATCTACCGGGTGAGCCTGCGAACCGGCCAGGTCAAGCCGGTGGCGCACTTTGGCCTCGGCAGGCTCATCATGGCAGCCGACGGCGAAGACCTGTACACCGCGCACCGCCTCGACAGCGACGTGGACCGGATCACGTTGCTGGCCGGTGGGCGCAGGCCCATCCGTCTGGGCGGGCGTCCGGAACTGGCGGCGCCGGCGAACCTGCCCCGCGTAGACTGAAGGTCCGCCCGGTTCTTCCGTCGAAGCTGCCTCCTGGCCACCGGTATCCTCGCCGCTCCCGGACTCCGGACCCCGAATCCCGAATCCCGCCTCTGAGGTCCCCCATGAACAGTGACATCAAACTCCTGGAGATCGAGCCCGTCTTCAGCGACGCCGTGCTGCGCACGCCGCTGAAGTTCGGCTCCGGCATCGTGTCCGCCATTACCGACATGCGCTGCCGCGCGCTGGTCGAGACCAAGGACGGCAAGCGCGGTGAGGGCTGGGGCAATATCCTGCTGTCGGACCTGTGGGGCTTCCCCTCGCAGGCCGTCGCCCACGAGCAGCGCGACGCCGCCATGCGCCAGGTGGCCGAGGCCTTCTGCAACTACATGCTCGCCCACGCGCGCTACGGCCACCCGATGGAACTGTACCTGGAGGCCAAGCCCGCGCTCAAGGAGATCGCGGCCCTCGTGGACTGCAAGCTCGGGCTGGCCGAGCCCATGCCCATTCTCGGGGCGCTGGTGTGCGCCTCGCCGGTGGATGCGGCCCTGACCGACGCCTTCGGCAACGCCAACGGCATCTCCAGCTACGACGGCTACGGCCCGGACTTCATGAACTACGACCTGTCCCAGTGGTGCGGCATGGACTTCGTGGGTAGGTACCCCGCCGACTACCTCCACCCCACCTTCAAGTCGCGCCTGCCCATCTTCCATCTCGTCGGTGGGGTGGACAAGCTCACCCGCGACGAAGTCACTGACCAGGACCCGCACGACGGCCTGCCCGTGAGCCTGGAGGAATGGATCGAGCGCGACGGCCTCCGCTGCTTCAAGGTGAAGCTGCGGGGCAACAATAACGAGTGGGATGTCGAGCGCACCGCGCACGTGGCCGAGGTCATCCGCGACACCTATGCGCGCCTCGGCATCACGGACCGCTTCGTGCTCTCGACCGACAGCAACGAGATGAACCCCGACCCCGAGTCGGTGGTGGACTACCTGCGCCGCCTGCGGGAGCGCTCCCCGCTCGCCTACGACGCGTTGCTGTACCTGGAGCAGCCCACCGAGCGCGACCTGACTGTCCATCGCTTCGACCTGTCGCCGGTGGCGAAGCTCAAGCCCGTGGTCGTGGACGAGGGCGTCACGGATGTCGAGCGCATGGACCTGGCCATCGAGCTGGGCTGGAGCGGCGTGGGCCTCAAGACCTGCAAAGGTCACTCGTCGGCGATGCTCTACGTCGCGAAGGCCAAGGAGAAGGGCCTGGTGCTCACCTTCCAGGACCTGACCAACCCCGGCCTGTCGCTGGTGCACGAGGCCGGCTTCGCGGGACGGATTGATACCCTCATGGGCTTCGAGTACAACGCGCGCCAGTTCCTGCCCTTCGAGCAGCCCGACGTCACTGCCGCCCATGAGAGCCTGTTCAGAGTAGTGCATGGGCACGTGACGACCGAGACGCTGGGCAAGACGGGGTTGGGGTACTGAATGGCAGAGGCAGGAACGGTACGGCGGGAACCGTGAGGCGGGAACACGGGGCATCCGGAACGTAGGGGTGGGGGCGTCAGCGCCGGAGGCGCGGCTCAGTCTAGGCGGGGGCGGAAGCCCCCGTCCCACGGGGCGCCCTCCTCCTCCCCTCCAGCCTCCGCAGCCCCCGCTGGACATGACTGGGGTGACACGCAGTGAGCCTGCTCTGGGGCGAACACACGTGGGAAGACGTTCGTGACGCGGCCGCGCAGGGGGCCATCGTCGTCGCGCCCTTCGGGTCGGTCGAGCAGCACGGGCCGATGCTGCCCGTAGACACCGATGTGCGCATCGCGCAGAACCTGGCTGAGGGCGGAGCCCGGCGCGCGCTGGAGTTGTTCGGCCTGCGCACGCTCGTACTGCCCACCATGCCCTTCGGCCTGGCGCTGCACCACATGAACTTCGCCGGGACGATCTCCCTGCAGCCGGAGACGTACGTGGCCGTCATCGCAGACGTGCTGCGCTGCGTGGTGCAGCATGGCTTCCGCAGGATCGGCGTCATCACGGGCCACGGCGGCAACGAGCCCGCGCTCAAGCTCGGCATCGAGAAGCTCGTGCACGAGTTCGCAGGCCGGCAGACGGTGCGGATCGCGTACTTCCGCGGGCACCGGGACCCGACGTTCGCCGAGCTATCGCGGGGGATCTGGAAGGACGAACCGTCCGAGGGCCAGCCGGGCATCCACGCCAGCCGCTGGGAGACCTCCGAGACGCTGGCGGACCGGCCGCACCTGGTGAAGCGGAACCGCATGGTCCGCCCCACGCACTCGCGCCCGGACATCCCCGAGTGGGACTGGCGCACCGAGGAGATCACCGTGACGGGCGCCTTCGGCGACCCGTCGCTGGCCCGGGCGGAGCTGGGCGAGCAGTGCTGGGCCGCCTGGTCCGAGGCGGTCGCCCAGTTCCTCAAGCGGCTGGCCGACGAACCCCTGGACCGGTAGCCTGCCTACCCGCTCCCGTCGGGCTTCCAGTAGATGCCCCCGGTAGCCGGGTACGGCGGGACCGGGAACTCCGTGCTGACGCCCCCGAAACACGCGTTGGTGACGAGACTGGGCTTGACCCACTTGGCGTGGCCGTCGGCGAAGGCCACGTTGGCCCCGTCGTTGTGCCGTGCCCCCATGTAGGTGCTGCAGTTGGTGAGGGTGTAGGGGAAGAACTCCCAGGAGTTCGAGCCCGGGTAGTGTGAGTGGCCGGCGTAGGCCGTGTCGGCCATCACCCCCGTCTGCGCCGGGTAGACAATGCGAGCCAGCGACACGGAGGTGCTCGGGCTGCCTACCAGCGAGCCGTTGTACCCGTAGGACCCCTGAATCGTCTGGCCGGGGAGGCCCCAGCCCGCCCCGGTGCCCGTGTACGGCTTGCCGTCACTGGGGCACCGATAGACCTGGCCGTTCTTGACGTAGGGGAGCAGGTAGGCCAGCCAGGTGATGCAGGACGGGTAGGTGTAGGTGTGGGCGCAGTTCTCGTCGTAGTCCTGCACATAGCACGCCCAGGCCGTCGCCAACTGCCGGACATTGCTCAGGCAGCTCGTCTGGCGGGCCTTCTCACGCGCCTTGGCGAACACCGGGAAGAGGATCGCCGCCAGGATGGCGATGATCGCGATGACCACGAGCAACTCAATGAGCGTGAAGCCGATCCGTCGCATGTCATGTCCTCCCTTTCCGACTCGCAGACCAAGTCGTGCACATGCACATGGCATCGGAACAGAGACAGCCTGACGGTACAGCGGCCACCTCCGCGTGCCTATGGCCACCCAACTGCCCTTCGCTGTCGGCCCCGGCGAGGCCTGCAACCCGCCTGGCTCACCACTCCCCGACTGCCTCATACGTCCCCGGCCCCGTGCCGCTGAACTTCACGCCGGTGGTGCTGATGTCCTCGGGCTTCACCGCCAGCCCGCCGTAGCCCAGCACCACGGGCCGCCCCCTGAAGGGCGGGGTGAAGCGGATCGTCTCGCCCGGCTGCGCCAGGCCCGTCACCCGGCGGCCCGTGTCGCCCGAGCGCGTGTCATACGCGAACAGCCCCAGCACCGCCACCGGCCCGTCTACGGCCTCGACCTTCACCGCGTGCAGCCCATAGCCCAGGTTGCGGAAGCCCTTGCGGTTCTCCATGAAGATCTCTTTGCCGGTCGCGTCCTTGTAGGGCGCATTGGCGGTAATCTCCACCGGCGCGGTGCCATCCACTGTCACCCTCAGCTTCCCGCCCTGCGCGTCGTCCACATAGGCGAGAGCCAGGTCGGTGCCGGCGGCCCAGATCGAGAGGCTCTCGCCCGGCTGCAGCTTCACCTGCTTGTCGCCGAACGGCGCGCCCCACTGGCTGGCGAACGGCTCGGGCTCCTTGGCGCCCAGCGTCCAGGCCGGGTTGTCTACGGGGTAGCTCCGGCGGTCCGGGCAGATCTTGCAGTCCGCGGCCGTCAGCTTCGCGCCCTCACCGGTCAGCTCCAGCACGTGCCGGTCGCCGAGGCTC contains:
- a CDS encoding DUF1559 domain-containing protein; amino-acid sequence: MRRIGFTLIELLVVIAIIAILAAILFPVFAKAREKARQTSCLSNVRQLATAWACYVQDYDENCAHTYTYPSCITWLAYLLPYVKNGQVYRCPSDGKPYTGTGAGWGLPGQTIQGSYGYNGSLVGSPSTSVSLARIVYPAQTGVMADTAYAGHSHYPGSNSWEFFPYTLTNCSTYMGARHNDGANVAFADGHAKWVKPSLVTNACFGGVSTEFPVPPYPATGGIYWKPDGSG
- a CDS encoding DUF2330 domain-containing protein, whose amino-acid sequence is MNRLILTCLLLLSTVAAATPVLADGCFLPTTLHGQTKPSSAAQKAIMIAEGQDQVLLLQTTYHGPADRFAWVVPVPARPSETFAAEPAFLTETFRETEPVVVTKLGQDRRRRLFKSALSAGTAAPAAPGAAGASLPPPVQVLEEREVGDYHAVVLAATQGGELQKWLGRNGYRLPAEAEPVLSGYVQRGWVFVALKMQEQRAREQAVLTEVAPLGLRFRRPQEGLVYPLTISRVSAPPLSAVLLCVIADGPYTCQTLPAVWLTEQVEFRRNQTYGDLRRQMTRNPTRLLCEFSGGAPFHHQNLGYRASDWETGRSGNWHTRQASRFFGLLAPAEMTDLTFAPDTEASHADYRVLVQRRGPEIPRETAALLTHAVALQPGSSEQKEAMDKPLTPPRWHAPRRTTADDWRLVAAFLLVMALVVWLLVRFVPGPTALLMGVGLALVLVAGVAQSGAMMPGLAVLNAVQAAVDLFQADTGCLPATVADLAARQAPATGLDASDNPAPVHGWRGPYLVYVPPDPIRGGHLVMDPLNAFALDTTGLQTTCGPATYNEAQGAAGKHGHELEPYWATTPAQVVGWMRPYNRWLQAHSGHHVFAFATGVNTGNRSDVTAIAVDRHDLSYFPVTGGPCGVSSQGQVLTWHEARRWEDTADGAGDVVSFCGVTSASDAFRLLPRAKGMAKGLALGPHGAALVSTGDGLALLQPDGGKRDYPWEAGGIWSASFSRDGRTVYIVSRMGTAGSSGTMLARLNLATGRVAVVDTGLAEAPCAAGLDGVVYVKAAALWQVAGGAPRLLVRQLPESPDAVALARDYAYWAVSGRGDVEGNTIYRVSLRTGQVKPVAHFGLGRLIMAADGEDLYTAHRLDSDVDRITLLAGGRRPIRLGGRPELAAPANLPRVD
- a CDS encoding creatininase family protein, which translates into the protein MSLLWGEHTWEDVRDAAAQGAIVVAPFGSVEQHGPMLPVDTDVRIAQNLAEGGARRALELFGLRTLVLPTMPFGLALHHMNFAGTISLQPETYVAVIADVLRCVVQHGFRRIGVITGHGGNEPALKLGIEKLVHEFAGRQTVRIAYFRGHRDPTFAELSRGIWKDEPSEGQPGIHASRWETSETLADRPHLVKRNRMVRPTHSRPDIPEWDWRTEEITVTGAFGDPSLARAELGEQCWAAWSEAVAQFLKRLADEPLDR